From bacterium (Candidatus Blackallbacteria) CG13_big_fil_rev_8_21_14_2_50_49_14, a single genomic window includes:
- a CDS encoding hybrid sensor histidine kinase/response regulator yields MQNSMRSASPLVFLIDDVVQNLQVLSEALRQEGFRISGAGSGPAALRILKQVKPDLILCDIMMPEMDGYEVARQLKVNPETQEIPLIFLTARTESEDILKGFAAGGVDYVTKPFNTAELIARVKTHLELKQARDTIAENARHLAALNQEKDQILNIAAHDLKNPLASILLMAEMVQIREGHLAPEKILDYANNIYQDANRMLLIITNLLDVNKIESGRIQPQWQNWPLHEIFTRLRREYQPLADQKEILLMLSEPAQELNVKTDPLLLFQLLDNLISNALKFSSAGKQVWLRLKEEPESLLLEIEDQGPGFSPEDQTQMFQKFARLSAQPTGGENSTGLGLAIVQRLAQMLDIDLVYTTEQGKGTCFALKVPRALEKEKTAEA; encoded by the coding sequence ATGCAAAATTCGATGCGCTCTGCTTCTCCGCTTGTATTTTTGATCGATGATGTGGTTCAGAATCTTCAGGTACTTTCTGAGGCCTTACGCCAGGAGGGCTTTCGTATTTCGGGGGCGGGCAGTGGGCCTGCTGCTCTGCGGATTTTGAAGCAGGTTAAGCCAGATTTGATTCTCTGCGATATTATGATGCCCGAAATGGACGGCTACGAGGTGGCCCGTCAACTCAAGGTCAACCCTGAAACTCAGGAGATACCCTTGATTTTTCTCACGGCTCGTACTGAAAGCGAAGATATTCTCAAGGGCTTTGCAGCTGGTGGCGTTGATTATGTGACCAAGCCCTTTAATACGGCAGAGCTGATTGCACGTGTCAAGACCCATTTAGAACTGAAACAGGCCCGTGATACGATTGCTGAAAATGCCCGGCATCTTGCCGCCTTGAACCAGGAAAAAGACCAGATTCTCAATATTGCAGCCCATGATTTGAAAAATCCCTTGGCCTCGATTCTACTGATGGCTGAAATGGTACAGATTCGTGAAGGGCATCTTGCGCCTGAAAAAATACTGGATTACGCCAATAATATTTATCAGGATGCCAACCGCATGCTGCTGATTATTACCAATCTGCTGGACGTGAATAAAATTGAAAGTGGGCGCATTCAGCCCCAGTGGCAGAATTGGCCTTTACATGAGATCTTTACACGTTTGCGGCGGGAATACCAGCCCCTGGCTGATCAAAAAGAAATTCTGTTGATGCTTTCTGAGCCCGCACAGGAATTGAACGTGAAGACCGATCCGCTTTTGCTTTTTCAGCTTTTGGACAATCTGATCTCCAATGCGCTTAAATTTTCAAGTGCAGGTAAACAGGTCTGGCTGCGTTTAAAAGAAGAGCCGGAGAGTCTTTTGCTTGAGATTGAAGATCAAGGGCCCGGTTTTAGTCCTGAAGATCAAACCCAGATGTTTCAGAAATTTGCACGGCTTTCGGCACAGCCTACCGGAGGCGAAAACTCAACCGGCTTGGGTTTGGCGATTGTGCAGCGTTTGGCCCAGATGCTTGATATTGACCTGGTGTATACCACTGAACAGGGCAAAGGCACCTGTTTTGCCCTGAAAGTGCCACGCGCTCTGGAAAAAGAAAAGACAGCAGAAGCTTGA